Proteins from a single region of Amblyomma americanum isolate KBUSLIRL-KWMA chromosome 10, ASM5285725v1, whole genome shotgun sequence:
- the LOC144108162 gene encoding uncharacterized protein LOC144108162 codes for MDVYCKNSNYEFGFSDRNPVAPFYSSAKEKKFIAFDDSRSMAMKFCQGKKDHTSVKYGIAVFDVELDDPENKCGMGAYSRLKSVKKLFDYMNNNFTSPSDFEKCGK; via the exons ATGGATGTC TACTGCAAGAACAGCAACTACGAGTTCGGTTTCTCCGACAGAAATCCGGTGGCGCCTTTCTACTCGAGCGCAAAGGAAAAGAAATTCATTGCCTTCGACGACTCCCGCTCGATGGCAATGAAG TTCTGCCAAGGCAAGAAAGACCACACATCGGTCAAGTATGGCATCGCCGTATTCGACGTCGAATTGGATGACCCAGAAAACAAATGCGGCATGGGTGCTTACTCGAGGCTGAAATCCGTCAAGAAGCTGTTTGACTATATGAACAACAACTTCACATCACCCAGCGACTTCGAAAAATGCGGAAAATAA